The following coding sequences lie in one Lolium perenne isolate Kyuss_39 chromosome 2, Kyuss_2.0, whole genome shotgun sequence genomic window:
- the LOC127332842 gene encoding uncharacterized protein, producing the protein MRRHPCAVAPPSICSLQNQNPTSGKPNTFPSAAVARIARSMLPPQLPLAVAATTTAAITCRGSSSSGRRRGRRPKAKPIVFPPPPVRRLVSTSLRRLLPRLRPLGGRRPRRKSPAEDVAVLLLSLAFGDRLTALAEAWRASGLGQALGIWAAVFGRARRRRMNGLRRLAALLLGIAFCALVSHFRGAAFLEGLGKTGGGRKLARIFLH; encoded by the coding sequence ATGAGACGCCATCCTTGTGCCGTTGCGCCTCCGTCTATTTGTAGCCTCCAAAATCAAAATCCAACATCCGGGAAGCCAAACACATTCCCCTCCGCCGCAGTTGCACGCATCGCTCGCTCGATGCTCCCGCCGCAGCTcccgctcgccgtcgccgccaccaccaccgccgccatcacCTGCCGCGGCAGCTCCTCCAGCGgtcgccgccgcggccgccgcccgaAGGCCAAGCCCATCGTGTTCCCGCCTCCGCCGGTACGCCGCCTGGTCTCCACCtccctccgccgcctcctcccgcgcctGCGCCCCCTCGGCGGCCGACGGCCAAGGCGGAAATCGCCCGCCGAGGATGTCGCGGTGCTGCTCCTCTCTCTGGCGTTCGGCGACAGGCTCACCGCCCTCGCGGAGGCTTGGCGCGCGTCGGGCCTGGGCCAGGCGCTCGGCATCTGGGCGGCGGTGTTCGggagggcgaggaggaggaggatgaacggGCTCCGGCGGCTCGCGGCGCTGCTGCTCGGGATCGCGTTCTGCGCGCTCGTCTCGCACTTCAGGGGCGCGGCGTTCTTGGAAGGCCTCGGGAAGACGGGAGGCGGCCGGAAATTAGCGCGGATTTTCCTCCATTGA